In a single window of the Elaeis guineensis isolate ETL-2024a chromosome 8, EG11, whole genome shotgun sequence genome:
- the LOC105035237 gene encoding glucan endo-1,3-beta-glucosidase 14 — MELLSRFCFAALWLLLLSGQVLQTLCVRVGINYGQIANNLPSPMVVAGLLQSIGISKVKLYDADSKVLSAFANSNIEFIIGIGNENILNMRDSTKAQAWLRQNVQPYLPQTKITCITVGNEVFSSNDTALMSNLLPAMQSIHEALVTLGLDKQVIVSTAHSAAILGNSYPPSTGSFREDLAQYIQPLLNFHSQIKSPFLLNAYPFFAYKANPDSISLEYVLFQPNSGVTDPNTNLKYDNMLYAQIDSVYSAMKAMGHTDIDITVSETGWPSKGDSDEPGATIQNAATYNGNLFQRTATNQGTPLKPSLPIDAYVFALFNENLKPGPTSERNYGLFYPDGTPVYNIGLQRYLISSSWSSSSSSSSSFSKIMVAYELGILIIVIAVFI; from the exons GTCAAGTTCTCCAAACTCTCTGCGTCAGGGTCGGAATCAACTATGGGCAAATAGCCAACAATCTGCCTTCTCCCATGGTGGTTGCTGGCCTCCTCCAGTCAATCGGTATCAGCAAGGTGAAGCTTTATGATGCTGACTCCAAGGTTTTGAGTGCCTTCGCCAATTCCAACATTGAGTTTATAATTGGAATTGGCAATGAGAATATACTGAACATGAGAGACTCTACAAAAGCTCAGGCCTGGCTCAGGCAGAACGTCCAGCCTTACCTCCCACAAACTAAAATCACCTGTATCACTGTTGGAAATGAGGTTTTCTCAAGCAACGACACCGCATTGATGTCAAACCTCCTCCCAGCAATGCAGTCCATACATGAAGCTCTTGTTACCCTTGGATTGGACAAGCAAGTGATTGTTTCCACTGCACATTCCGCAGCTATATTGGGAAATTCCTACCCTCCTTCCACTGGCTCATTCCGTGAAGATCTCGCTCAGTACATTCAACCACTCCTAAACTTCCATTCTCAGATAAAGTCTCCCTTCCTCTTAAATGCATATCCTTTCTTTGCCTACAAAGCAAACCCAGATAGTATCTCATTGGAGTATGTCCTGTTCCAGCCTAATTCAGGAGTCACTGATCCAAATACAAACTTGAAGTATGATAATATGCTCTATGCACAGATTGATTCAGTTTATTCTGCAATGAAAGCAATGGGGCACACAGATATTGATATCACAGTATCTGAGACTGGGTGGCCATCAAAAGGAGATTCTGATGAGCCAGGAGCAACGATACAGAACGCTGCAACATACAATGGTAATCTGTTCCAAAGGACTGCAACGAATCAAGGCACGCCACTGAAGCCTTCTCTGCCTATTGATGCCTATGTTTTTGCCCTATTTAATGAGAACCTGAAGCCAGGTCCCACATCTGAGAGGAACTATGGGCTTTTCTATCCTGATGGTACTCCTGTTTACAATATTGGTTTGCAACGATACCTTATATCGTCATCGTGGTCGTCGTcgtcgtcatcatcatcatcattttccAAGATAATG GTGGCATATGAGTTGGGCATTCTTATCATAGTCATAGCAGTTTTCATATAA